A region from the Hypericibacter adhaerens genome encodes:
- a CDS encoding glycosyltransferase family 4 protein, protein MEDNGPMTAHRPDAQTADAVDAQPANAAIMFAAEGYDTSRPKLMGRHAAGEGFLRGFARHAGVDRFWALTPTEADGRHFTEAMRQVTPQTPVSIAMYNRLDALKESGSLFLPGPGIAEHAWMRRARCDQRDFSISGITHTTASFGAMDAITGLVTGPVQRWDALICSSTAVRKTVDRVIDAQMDFFRDRLGATGKLALPELPVIPLGVDCDGFKPNGPARRTWRERLRIADRDIALLFVGRLSFHAKAHPLPMYLAAEAAAKAIKGKVHLIQAGWFANDAIEQSFRSGAREFCPSVNAIFLDGRKKDIRTEIWAAADIFVSFSDNIQETFGLTPIEAMAAGLPCLVSDWDGYMDTVRDGEDGFRIRTWQPPAPLGEDLIYRQISGADSYDRYCGNACQFVAVDTQAACEALVRLAKNRELREKLGGQARRRAREVFDWKTVIGQYQALWQELAKIRKTAKESAPRGKGPAWPARLDPFDAFSHYPTHELRPDTKIEAVAGADVKRLDQMRRNPSSAYASNVFPDRGDCMAVLAHLAKAKSATADELVALAPAERQDSLRRGLVWLAKHGLILLLPT, encoded by the coding sequence ATGGAGGATAACGGCCCGATGACGGCGCACCGTCCCGATGCGCAGACCGCGGATGCTGTCGACGCGCAGCCCGCGAACGCGGCGATCATGTTCGCGGCCGAGGGCTACGACACCTCGCGTCCGAAGCTGATGGGCCGCCATGCCGCCGGCGAAGGCTTCCTCAGGGGCTTCGCGCGCCATGCGGGCGTCGACCGTTTCTGGGCGCTGACGCCGACCGAGGCCGACGGCCGTCATTTCACCGAGGCCATGCGCCAGGTCACGCCCCAGACGCCGGTCTCCATCGCCATGTACAACCGCCTCGATGCGCTGAAGGAGTCGGGCTCCCTCTTCCTCCCCGGCCCCGGCATCGCCGAGCATGCCTGGATGCGGCGCGCGCGCTGCGACCAGCGCGACTTCTCGATCTCGGGCATCACCCACACCACCGCCTCCTTCGGCGCGATGGATGCGATCACCGGTCTCGTGACCGGCCCCGTGCAGCGCTGGGACGCGCTGATCTGCAGCTCGACCGCCGTCCGCAAGACGGTCGACCGCGTCATCGACGCGCAGATGGATTTCTTCCGCGACCGGCTGGGTGCCACCGGCAAGCTGGCGCTGCCCGAGCTGCCGGTCATCCCGCTCGGTGTCGATTGCGACGGGTTCAAGCCGAACGGGCCCGCCCGCCGGACCTGGCGCGAGCGCCTGCGCATCGCCGATCGCGATATCGCGCTGCTGTTCGTGGGCCGGCTCTCCTTCCATGCCAAGGCCCATCCCCTGCCGATGTATCTGGCGGCCGAGGCCGCGGCCAAGGCGATCAAGGGCAAGGTCCATCTGATCCAGGCCGGCTGGTTCGCCAACGACGCGATCGAGCAGTCCTTCCGCAGCGGGGCCCGCGAGTTCTGCCCCTCGGTCAACGCGATCTTCCTCGATGGCCGCAAGAAGGATATCCGTACCGAGATATGGGCCGCGGCCGATATCTTCGTCTCCTTCTCCGACAACATCCAGGAGACCTTCGGCCTCACGCCGATCGAGGCCATGGCGGCGGGCCTGCCCTGCCTGGTCAGCGATTGGGACGGCTATATGGACACGGTGCGCGACGGCGAGGACGGGTTCCGCATCCGCACCTGGCAGCCACCGGCACCGCTGGGCGAGGATCTGATCTATCGCCAGATCTCCGGCGCCGACAGCTATGACCGCTATTGCGGCAACGCCTGCCAGTTCGTCGCGGTGGACACGCAGGCGGCCTGCGAGGCCCTGGTCCGTCTCGCCAAGAACCGGGAGCTGCGCGAGAAGCTCGGCGGCCAGGCGCGTCGGCGCGCGCGCGAGGTTTTCGACTGGAAGACCGTCATCGGCCAGTATCAGGCGCTCTGGCAGGAGCTCGCGAAGATCCGCAAGACGGCGAAGGAGTCGGCACCCCGCGGCAAGGGCCCGGCCTGGCCCGCGCGGCTCGATCCGTTCGACGCCTTCTCCCACTATCCGACCCATGAACTCAGGCCGGATACCAAGATCGAGGCCGTCGCGGGCGCCGACGTGAAGCGGCTCGATCAGATGCGGCGCAACCCGTCGAGCGCCTACGCCTCGAACGTGTTCCCCGACCGCGGCGACTGCATGGCGGTGCTGGCGCATCTGGCCAAGGCCAAGAGCGCCACGGCCGACGAGCTCGTCGCCCTGGCGCCGGCGGAACGCCAGGACAGCCTGCGCCGCGGGCTGGTCTGGCTGGCCAAGCACGGTCTGATCCTGCTCCTGCCGACGTAG
- a CDS encoding EF-hand domain-containing protein, producing MVSGVGGTSSLDAATLQQMRDKMFSRLDADNDGTISQSEFDAGSPSKDAAAKADQMFAAFDTDGDGRLTKSELASGFEKMSSAMKSVLLGSQGAATTGDTGTDPMQDITLQLLDSLTSSDGTSATGLGASTQQSLLSSLLGLQEQGAQAG from the coding sequence ATGGTTTCCGGAGTGGGTGGCACGTCATCGCTCGACGCCGCCACCCTGCAGCAAATGCGGGACAAGATGTTCTCGCGGCTCGATGCCGACAATGACGGGACGATCAGCCAGTCGGAGTTCGACGCTGGTTCCCCGTCAAAGGATGCCGCCGCCAAAGCGGATCAGATGTTCGCCGCCTTCGATACCGATGGCGACGGCAGGCTGACCAAATCCGAGTTGGCGTCCGGCTTCGAGAAGATGAGTTCCGCCATGAAGAGCGTGCTGCTGGGATCCCAGGGTGCCGCCACCACGGGCGACACCGGCACGGATCCGATGCAGGACATCACGCTCCAGCTCCTCGACAGCCTGACCTCGTCCGACGGCACGTCGGCAACGGGGCTGGGCGCCTCGACCCAGCAGAGCCTGCTATCGTCGCTGCTGGGTTTGCAGGAGCAGGGGGCGCAGGCCGGTTGA
- a CDS encoding FecR family protein has product MDRRSLLRTLLAVVGCGAMSRPLASAEPAGQVVRTQGQVTKMAGTGAAVPLGPDAPVAVGDTIVTADGAKVDLRFVDGSLLTVGPSSRVEIARYAPAASGGRGEALLSLLNGIIKLIVDEGGRWNRFAVGTETAIASVRGTEWLVDAAPGKTGVLVLQGAVQVVGRVAGRSVTLGPGQGTDVAAGAAPTPPKIWGAARRDAAVARVTW; this is encoded by the coding sequence ATGGATCGGCGAAGCCTGCTGCGCACGCTGCTGGCCGTCGTCGGCTGCGGCGCGATGAGCCGGCCGCTGGCCTCGGCGGAGCCCGCGGGGCAGGTCGTTCGCACCCAAGGCCAGGTGACCAAGATGGCGGGGACGGGAGCGGCGGTGCCGCTCGGCCCGGACGCCCCGGTCGCCGTCGGCGACACGATCGTCACCGCGGACGGCGCCAAGGTGGATCTGCGGTTCGTCGACGGGTCGCTGCTGACGGTCGGTCCCTCGAGCCGCGTCGAGATCGCGCGCTACGCGCCCGCGGCGAGCGGCGGTCGGGGCGAAGCGCTGCTGTCGCTGCTGAACGGGATCATCAAGCTGATCGTGGACGAGGGTGGCCGCTGGAATCGGTTCGCCGTCGGCACCGAGACCGCGATCGCCTCGGTGCGCGGCACCGAATGGCTGGTCGATGCGGCCCCCGGCAAGACGGGCGTTCTCGTCCTGCAGGGCGCCGTCCAGGTGGTTGGACGTGTCGCCGGCCGGTCCGTCACGCTGGGGCCGGGCCAGGGCACCGACGTCGCGGCCGGCGCGGCGCCGACCCCGCCCAAGATCTGGGGTGCCGCCCGCCGCGACGCCGCGGTCGCGCGCGTCACCTGGTGA
- a CDS encoding CHASE2 domain-containing protein, which yields MTSTPRSGGPLFRVSTLMAVAGLILLVLVHRYGLPLFDSIEGSTLDGRFQLRGPVPAPDDVVIVAVDERALAEVGRWPLPRAKIAAALEELKRLGARSVGLDFLLSESEATGSGAGLSPGDMALREALEQNRCVLAMAALFERTMSGGQPVPGDLSAAGYRVVQKPASGGFLPSQATGALLPLADFRNVAAIGHVNLAPDRAGARRSFEPAIALGDTFVPSFAVQLARLQMGLGEDEIALSLNGWLQLGDRRIPLDSDLSAPIDYYGPTGSIRTYSLADLLAGSVPREAIAGHAVLLGATALGLGDRFITPFAREMPGVEVIATVAANLLHGPRLTRTGLMRAWELGAMLVLAGLAWLAATRRNPLLALGLTLAALLAWPAFCVLAFLQWHLWLNMVLPTFAALLTATILLPGRVIAELRLRREAERQRSNLARYVPAAMAAQLAAEGKAGFHEREQPAAILFADLSGFTQLSETQSPEDTARFLKAFHGRLEEVVLAHGGVIEQFVGDGAMVIFGLPQPRSEDPVSALACARALVATLARWQPKLTPRAGLHFGPVALARLGGATQSQLAVAGDTVNVASRLEDFAKQNGAAIAVSDAVMSAVAAAGRRDLQAGFWPLPDQAIRGREGRLTVWIAPAEAVVEAAATPAGDRAPGPAAKENLNPESS from the coding sequence ATGACGTCGACGCCGCGATCGGGAGGGCCCCTGTTCCGCGTCTCGACCCTGATGGCGGTGGCCGGCCTCATCCTCCTGGTTCTCGTCCATCGTTATGGCCTGCCGCTCTTCGATTCCATCGAGGGCTCGACGCTCGATGGGCGCTTCCAGCTTCGGGGCCCGGTGCCCGCGCCCGACGATGTCGTCATCGTCGCGGTCGACGAGCGGGCGCTGGCCGAGGTCGGCCGCTGGCCGCTGCCGCGCGCCAAGATCGCCGCCGCGCTCGAAGAGCTGAAGCGGCTGGGCGCTCGCAGCGTCGGCCTCGATTTCCTGTTGAGCGAAAGCGAGGCGACGGGCAGCGGTGCCGGCCTGTCGCCCGGCGACATGGCCTTGCGCGAGGCGCTGGAGCAGAACCGCTGCGTGCTGGCCATGGCCGCATTGTTCGAGCGGACCATGAGCGGCGGCCAGCCGGTGCCGGGGGATTTGTCGGCGGCGGGTTATCGGGTGGTGCAGAAGCCCGCCAGCGGCGGCTTCCTGCCCTCGCAGGCCACCGGCGCCCTCCTGCCGCTCGCCGACTTCCGCAACGTGGCCGCGATCGGCCATGTCAACCTGGCCCCGGATCGGGCAGGCGCCCGGCGCAGCTTCGAGCCGGCGATCGCGCTGGGCGATACGTTCGTTCCCTCCTTCGCCGTCCAGCTGGCGCGGCTGCAGATGGGACTGGGCGAAGACGAGATCGCTCTGTCGCTGAACGGCTGGCTGCAGCTGGGGGATCGTCGGATCCCGCTCGACAGCGATCTGAGCGCGCCGATCGATTACTACGGCCCCACAGGCAGCATCCGGACCTACTCGCTCGCGGATCTGCTGGCCGGATCGGTGCCGCGCGAGGCGATCGCGGGGCACGCCGTGCTGCTGGGCGCCACGGCGCTGGGGCTCGGCGACCGTTTCATCACGCCTTTCGCGCGCGAGATGCCGGGCGTCGAGGTGATCGCGACGGTCGCCGCCAACCTGCTGCATGGGCCGCGCCTGACGCGGACTGGCCTGATGCGCGCCTGGGAGCTGGGGGCCATGCTGGTCCTGGCGGGGCTGGCCTGGCTCGCCGCGACCCGGCGCAATCCGCTGCTGGCCTTGGGCCTGACCCTGGCGGCGCTGCTGGCGTGGCCGGCCTTCTGCGTGCTGGCATTCCTGCAATGGCATCTCTGGCTGAACATGGTGCTGCCGACCTTCGCCGCGCTCCTGACCGCGACGATCCTGCTGCCCGGTCGGGTGATCGCCGAGCTGAGGCTGCGCCGCGAGGCCGAGCGCCAACGCAGCAATCTCGCGCGCTACGTGCCCGCGGCGATGGCGGCACAGCTCGCGGCCGAGGGAAAAGCCGGCTTCCATGAGCGCGAGCAGCCCGCTGCCATCCTCTTCGCCGATCTTTCCGGCTTCACGCAATTGAGCGAGACGCAGTCGCCCGAGGACACGGCCCGCTTCCTCAAGGCATTCCACGGCCGGCTCGAGGAGGTGGTGCTGGCCCATGGCGGGGTCATCGAGCAGTTCGTCGGCGACGGGGCGATGGTGATCTTCGGGCTGCCGCAGCCCAGGTCGGAAGACCCGGTCTCGGCGCTGGCCTGCGCCCGGGCCCTGGTGGCAACGCTGGCCCGCTGGCAGCCGAAGCTCACGCCGCGGGCCGGCCTTCATTTCGGACCGGTGGCGCTGGCGCGGCTCGGAGGTGCCACGCAATCCCAGCTCGCGGTCGCCGGCGATACCGTCAACGTCGCGAGCCGGCTCGAGGATTTCGCCAAGCAGAACGGCGCCGCCATCGCCGTCTCGGACGCGGTCATGTCGGCCGTGGCCGCGGCCGGCCGCCGCGATCTCCAGGCGGGCTTCTGGCCCCTGCCGGACCAGGCGATCCGCGGCCGCGAGGGCCGGCTCACCGTCTGGATCGCCCCGGCCGAAGCGGTGGTGGAGGCTGCCGCCACCCCGGCCGGAGATCGGGCCCCAGGGCCGGCAGCGAAAGAAAATCTAAATCCTGAATCCAGTTAA
- a CDS encoding response regulator — MSRSNHILVVDDDREIRSLVARFLEQHKFRVTAVADGRSMLQALGASRIDLIVLDLMLPGEDGLTLCRRVRAKASTPIIILTAIGGETDRIIGLELGADDYLAKPFNPRELLARIRAVLRRSAALPAGGRQRGTRYQFDGWRFDVTRRELTSPDDLVVHLSAAEFELLTAFVERPQMVLTRDQLLDLTQGRSSAPFDRSVDVLVSRLRRKIERDSQQPVMIKTVRNGGYVFTPKVEAEGAVLPPALPEDETE, encoded by the coding sequence ATGAGCCGCTCCAACCATATTCTTGTGGTCGATGACGACCGCGAAATCCGTAGTCTCGTTGCCCGCTTCCTCGAACAGCACAAATTCCGCGTCACCGCCGTGGCCGACGGCCGGTCGATGCTGCAGGCGCTCGGGGCCTCGCGCATCGATTTGATCGTGCTCGATCTGATGCTGCCCGGCGAGGACGGGCTGACGCTCTGCCGGCGGGTACGGGCCAAGGCGAGCACCCCCATCATCATCCTGACGGCGATCGGCGGCGAGACCGATCGCATCATCGGGCTCGAGCTGGGGGCCGACGACTATCTCGCCAAACCCTTCAATCCCCGCGAGCTCCTGGCGCGGATCCGCGCGGTGCTGCGGCGGAGCGCGGCCCTGCCGGCGGGCGGGCGTCAGCGAGGGACCCGCTACCAGTTCGACGGCTGGCGCTTCGACGTGACCCGGCGGGAGCTGACATCGCCGGACGATCTCGTCGTGCATCTGAGCGCCGCCGAATTCGAGCTGCTGACGGCTTTCGTGGAGCGCCCGCAGATGGTCCTGACCCGCGACCAGCTGCTCGACCTGACCCAGGGTCGCAGCTCGGCCCCCTTCGACCGCAGCGTCGACGTTCTGGTCAGCCGTCTGCGCCGCAAGATCGAGCGCGATTCCCAGCAGCCTGTCATGATCAAGACGGTCCGCAACGGCGGCTATGTCTTCACGCCCAAGGTCGAGGCGGAAGGGGCCGTCCTGCCGCCGGCCCTGCCCGAGGATGAGACCGAGTGA
- a CDS encoding sensor histidine kinase, whose amino-acid sequence MIGSRRFKLPDRIAARIALTILLALLATQSINLLLFLAFRPPPPQAFSGHWLTDRVKEAAQAVFSAPPAARSARVAALNDQPWLSFDWSPTPRLMGTGGGPPFEVMQALLAKALQGQAQVIEFGIAQPRFPMSLFRRARPMLVPNENAERSLDPAAAEVEWVPGFFRIAIQGNDGTWLEVRAHGQGEGWRPLISLALWLLLAGFVVAGLSLWAARALIRPLRRLAEGATQFSTNLASPAVEVGGPSEVRLIGQTFNEMQARLRRFVEHRTHMLAAISHDLRTPLTRLRLRADFVIDVEQRRKMLDDIAEMELMLADTLAFAADEANGEAYRWIDLAALIASLCDDMIDLGHDVSYRGPHRMAFSCQPLAMRRALANLIGNAVTHGGNARVRVHDRDRAIEIVIEDDGPGIPPDQLDQVFQPFYRLEVSRNRRTGGSGLGLAVVRTIIRAHGGEVSLRNADRGGLIASVLLPAVAEDRERRRVS is encoded by the coding sequence GTGATCGGATCAAGGCGCTTCAAGCTTCCCGACCGGATCGCCGCCCGGATCGCATTGACGATCCTGCTGGCGCTGCTCGCCACCCAGAGCATCAACCTCCTGCTCTTCCTCGCCTTTCGCCCGCCGCCGCCACAGGCCTTCAGCGGCCATTGGCTGACGGACCGGGTGAAGGAGGCGGCACAGGCGGTGTTCTCGGCACCGCCGGCAGCGAGGTCGGCTCGGGTCGCCGCGCTCAACGATCAGCCTTGGCTCAGCTTCGACTGGTCGCCGACGCCGCGGCTCATGGGTACGGGCGGAGGGCCGCCTTTCGAAGTGATGCAGGCGCTGCTGGCCAAGGCGCTGCAAGGGCAGGCGCAGGTGATCGAGTTCGGCATCGCGCAGCCGCGCTTTCCGATGAGCCTGTTCCGAAGGGCCCGGCCGATGCTGGTCCCGAATGAGAACGCGGAACGCAGCCTCGATCCCGCGGCGGCGGAGGTGGAATGGGTGCCCGGTTTCTTCCGGATCGCGATCCAGGGGAACGACGGGACCTGGCTCGAAGTTCGCGCCCACGGCCAGGGCGAGGGCTGGCGGCCGTTGATCTCGCTGGCGCTCTGGTTGCTGCTGGCCGGGTTCGTGGTCGCGGGATTGTCGCTCTGGGCCGCCCGCGCCCTGATCCGGCCGCTGCGCCGGCTTGCCGAAGGCGCGACGCAGTTCAGCACCAATCTGGCATCGCCCGCGGTCGAGGTGGGCGGCCCGTCGGAGGTGCGGCTCATCGGCCAGACCTTCAACGAGATGCAGGCGAGGCTGCGCCGCTTCGTCGAGCATCGCACGCACATGCTCGCGGCCATCTCGCACGATCTGCGCACGCCTCTCACGCGCCTGCGCCTCCGGGCCGATTTCGTGATCGATGTCGAGCAGCGCCGCAAGATGCTGGACGACATCGCCGAGATGGAGCTGATGCTGGCCGACACGCTGGCCTTCGCCGCCGACGAGGCGAACGGCGAGGCCTATCGCTGGATCGATCTGGCAGCGCTCATCGCCAGCCTGTGCGACGACATGATCGATCTCGGCCACGACGTCTCCTATCGCGGCCCCCATCGCATGGCCTTCTCCTGCCAGCCCCTGGCGATGCGCAGGGCGCTCGCCAATCTGATCGGCAACGCCGTGACCCACGGCGGCAACGCGCGCGTGCGCGTGCATGACCGCGACCGCGCCATCGAGATCGTCATCGAGGATGACGGTCCCGGCATTCCGCCGGATCAGCTCGATCAGGTATTCCAGCCCTTCTACCGTCTCGAGGTGTCGCGCAACCGGCGGACGGGCGGCAGCGGGCTCGGGCTCGCCGTGGTCCGCACCATC